A part of Neoarius graeffei isolate fNeoGra1 chromosome 8, fNeoGra1.pri, whole genome shotgun sequence genomic DNA contains:
- the LOC132889992 gene encoding uncharacterized protein LOC132889992, producing MSPALSLLLSLDMIFLVQAVDFYIPSFISVKHGERVSLNCTFLDNSNSDRAIWYKQRSGEIPREVGGRFSHADAKISSQFKTSGVKVERINNGISMTISHAKKDDEGLYFCGLSNWEKVKFSNGTFLAVTGDGDVKVSVIQSGVLDSVPAGASVTLQCSVLSESRAAEHQVLWFRAASPQSHPQIIYTHHNSSRQCESGSSTHTCVYDFSKNILSINDTGTYYCGVAVCGKIIFGNGTRVQLESVDPVVICLTVALGVCVVVISVQAVLNCKMRNSKQCNVRLQQGSVIKGQNQTDNAVDLNYAALHFNKGKPKSERRKNKRPQDIIYSEVTRLTVTD from the exons ATGTCTCCAGCCTTGAGCCTTCTTTTATCTCTGGACATGATAT TTCTGGTCCAAGCTGTGGATTTTTACATCCCGTCATTCATCTCAGTGAAGCATGGAGAACGTGTTTCTCTTAACTGCACGTTTCTGGACAACAGTAACTCAGATCGTGCAATTTGGTACAAACAAAGATCTGGAGAGATACCTCGGGAAGTTGGAGGAAGGTTTTCACACGCGGATGCCAAAATTTCATCTCAGTTCAAGACGTCGGGAGTGAAAGTGGAGAGAATTAATAATGGAATTTCTATGACGATATCACATGCAAAAAAAGATGATGAAGGACTTTATTTCTGTGGACTATCGAACTGGGAGAAAGTAAAATTTTCCAATGGAACATTTTTGGCTGTAACAG GTGATGGAGATGTAAAAGTGTCAGTGATCCAGAGCGGCGTGTTGGACTCGGTTCCTGCAGGAGCGTCAGTGACTCTGCAGTGCTCGGTTCTCTCTGAGAGCAGAGCAGCAGAACACCAAGTGCTCTGGTTCAGAGCTGCTTCACCACAATCCCATCCTCAAATCATTTACACTCATCACAACAGCAGCCGTCAGTGTGAGAGCGGCTCTTCTACACACACCTGTGTGTACGACTTCTCCAAGAACATCCTCAGCATCAATGATACTGGAACTTACTACTGCGGTGTGGCCGTGTGTGGGAAGATCATTTTTGGGAACGGGACTCGAGTACAGTTGG AATCAGTGGATCCTGTAGTGATCTGCCTCACTGTCGCTTTGGGAGTGTGTGTGGTTGTGATCTCCGTTCAAGCTGTGCTCAACTGTAAAATGAGAAACTCAAAACAATGCAATG TGCGACTTCAACAAGGTTCTGTCATCAAAGGCCAAAACCAG ACTGACAATGCAGTGGATCTGAATTACGCTGCCTTGCATTTCAATAAAGGGAAACCCAAAAGTGAAAGGAGGAAGAACAAACGTCCGCAAGACATCATCTACTCTGAAGTGACACGTCTCACTGTCACTGACTAA